A stretch of Paludisphaera borealis DNA encodes these proteins:
- a CDS encoding ubiquitin-like small modifier protein 1, whose protein sequence is MPRVQIPTPLRAQTGGNDEVEAAGATVGEVLADLGRQHPAIRERLFDGEELRRFVNIYVNNEDIRYLEDLDTAVAATDQVSIIPAVAGG, encoded by the coding sequence ATGCCACGCGTTCAAATTCCGACTCCGCTACGAGCCCAGACCGGCGGCAACGACGAGGTCGAAGCCGCCGGCGCGACCGTCGGCGAGGTCTTGGCCGACCTCGGCCGTCAACACCCGGCGATCCGCGAGCGGCTGTTCGACGGCGAGGAACTCCGCCGGTTCGTCAACATCTACGTCAACAACGAAGACATCCGCTACCTCGAAGACCTGGACACCGCGGTCGCCGCGACCGACCAGGTCAGCATCATCCCCGCCGTCGCCGGCGGCTGA
- a CDS encoding aminotransferase class V-fold PLP-dependent enzyme: MIYLDNAATSFPKPEPVYQALDTFARTTLANPGRAGHRMAMAAEKTLDDVRHALNQFFKGAAPERWVFTLNCSDALNMAIKGVINDGDHVVTTDLEHNSISRPLRALEKAGTITLTRIKSHEGYVTAADVKAALTPKTTLVAMTHASNVLGTVQPIEAIAPIVRESGALFLVDVAQSAGVVPIDLKATAIDMLAFPGHKALYGPTGTGSLYVGPRTDGRIRAWREGGTGGDSSSETQPSILPYFLEGGTPNVLGLAGLLAGVRWVAERGPDALRKHEVDLLQRVVDWAETSDAWRIAGRWEPSTHVGALSLFVPESLTPQDLASILDVTFDIAVRPGLHCAPYIHRTIGSFPDGTLRLSTGPFTTEEEITRFLEALTEITAGVL; this comes from the coding sequence ATGATCTACCTCGACAACGCCGCCACGAGCTTCCCCAAGCCGGAACCCGTCTACCAGGCCCTCGACACGTTCGCCCGCACGACGCTCGCGAACCCCGGGCGGGCCGGGCACCGCATGGCGATGGCCGCCGAGAAGACGCTCGACGACGTCCGGCACGCGCTCAACCAGTTCTTCAAGGGCGCGGCGCCCGAGCGCTGGGTCTTCACGCTCAACTGCTCCGACGCCCTTAACATGGCGATCAAGGGCGTGATCAACGACGGCGACCACGTCGTCACGACCGACCTCGAACACAACTCCATCAGCCGACCGCTCCGCGCCCTCGAAAAGGCCGGGACGATCACCCTGACGCGGATCAAGTCGCACGAAGGCTACGTCACCGCCGCCGACGTCAAGGCCGCGCTCACCCCCAAGACGACGCTCGTCGCGATGACCCACGCGTCGAACGTCCTGGGGACGGTCCAACCGATCGAGGCCATTGCACCGATCGTCCGCGAGTCGGGTGCGCTGTTCCTGGTCGACGTCGCGCAGTCGGCCGGCGTCGTGCCGATCGACCTGAAGGCGACGGCGATCGACATGCTCGCGTTCCCCGGCCACAAGGCGCTTTACGGCCCGACCGGCACCGGCTCGCTGTACGTCGGTCCCCGGACCGACGGCCGCATCCGGGCCTGGCGCGAAGGGGGCACCGGCGGCGACTCGTCGAGCGAGACCCAGCCGTCGATCCTCCCCTACTTCCTCGAAGGGGGCACGCCCAACGTGCTGGGACTCGCGGGGTTGCTCGCCGGCGTCAGATGGGTGGCCGAGCGCGGCCCCGACGCCCTCCGGAAGCACGAAGTCGACCTGCTTCAGCGCGTCGTCGACTGGGCCGAGACGTCCGACGCCTGGCGGATCGCCGGCCGCTGGGAGCCGTCGACCCACGTCGGCGCGCTTTCCCTCTTCGTCCCCGAATCGCTGACCCCGCAAGACCTGGCCTCGATCCTCGACGTCACGTTCGACATCGCCGTCCGCCCGGGCCTCCACTGCGCCCCCTACATCCACCGCACCATCGGCTCGTTCCCCGACGGCACCCTCCGGCTCTCCACCGGCCCGTTCACCACCGAGGAAGAGATCACCCGATTCCTCGAAGCCCTCACCGAGATCACCGCCGGCGTGCTCTGA
- a CDS encoding DUF2934 domain-containing protein: MFPSRDEIQHAAYERWERRGWSHGADHDDWSAAEMDLVFQKNYRPAAEYPLAASERLVVGSALQPRCRFCERSAPRTKFQGPRLIVPRVVGDTSLYSAEICDECHDQFATTIDADFDAFWRSLDPPSGDESASPTSVPIGAYKSMARMAILIAPVRELGHFTDTLEWIGNPDHDFDSSLFEGTGCLVYRLHVPHAVPWVSLSRRTNADAPLPYAVFLLVSGRHVVEIALPLCSRDQDHEGAEGMKLPRRSFTTGHGHDMRSAACRLLPLERGDRPRKRGMRLFA; this comes from the coding sequence ATGTTTCCTTCACGGGATGAAATCCAGCACGCGGCGTACGAGCGCTGGGAACGGCGAGGCTGGTCGCATGGCGCGGACCACGACGATTGGTCGGCCGCCGAGATGGACCTGGTTTTTCAGAAGAACTACCGGCCGGCCGCCGAGTATCCGCTGGCCGCGTCCGAGCGCCTGGTGGTCGGCTCGGCCCTGCAACCGCGCTGCCGGTTCTGCGAGCGGAGCGCGCCCCGGACCAAGTTTCAGGGGCCCCGGCTGATCGTCCCGCGGGTCGTCGGCGACACGTCGCTCTACTCCGCCGAGATCTGCGATGAGTGCCACGACCAGTTCGCGACGACCATCGACGCCGATTTCGACGCCTTCTGGCGATCGCTCGATCCCCCCTCCGGCGACGAATCCGCCTCCCCAACGAGCGTCCCCATCGGCGCGTACAAATCGATGGCGCGGATGGCGATCCTGATCGCCCCGGTTCGCGAACTGGGCCATTTCACCGACACCCTGGAATGGATCGGCAACCCCGACCACGATTTCGACAGCTCGCTGTTCGAGGGGACGGGCTGCCTGGTCTACCGCCTGCACGTCCCGCACGCGGTGCCGTGGGTCTCGCTCTCGCGGCGGACCAACGCCGACGCCCCCCTGCCCTACGCCGTCTTCCTGCTGGTCTCGGGGCGGCACGTCGTCGAGATCGCCCTGCCCCTCTGCTCGCGCGATCAGGACCACGAGGGGGCCGAGGGCATGAAACTCCCCCGCCGGTCGTTCACGACCGGCCACGGCCACGACATGCGATCCGCCGCCTGCCGCCTCCTACCGCTCGAACGTGGCGACCGCCCGCGCAAGCGCGGGATGCGGCTGTTCGCGTGA
- a CDS encoding M56 family metallopeptidase, with the protein MNDLGIALAWLAVQVTLVLVPALALHAFASRRGPAAGAWVAALSLGLIAALCVVELTARPGRQIEAPTKTTASTIPSRTAATSPEPPLGAAGLDRPSPTAGLGWEFSGLRLAWDRIERGAAEPAARVRPWGGVVALVALGGMAFGLVRLLTGLWAVGVYRRRGRIINDPAMNELLDALRIEMGCVRTVELRETAELTTAATAGWRRPVLLLPDDWRSWTSDERRAVLAHELAHVVRGDYAAGLVARVALVLNSYHPLVYWLAGRLQLQQEQAADALGARFAGGRAAYLTALARMALKQDGRSPRWPAREFLADRGTLIRRIAMLRDQSETGNFDRPSSKTWRLLASVTLLGMTVGVAMLHGPANAADEKASTVETAKPAAQSANAPIVPPYVPDGVAGLVAFRPAAVCRRSGMGEGFRFILSEVIGGDLSQLSKKFKVDMSRPGFLKLGFEDVEWATCGIRFGRARNAERDNLHSIAFVGLTVHTFAPFDWPGFLRQWGIELAEVHEGGRIYYQIKGPIQPMIGPHPCAYLLDDRTIVLDEEAGIRSLISRKTPLQPAYVRTPEWNRASRGLLAVAMDNQNATFTKQYDLGRPDDAIVLSLFKGVEYWTLGVEDADSIAMHLAAACKSQDASEAIALALDPLLKLARDAVDQADPTVTSGQVEKLTHRMLKRLLSNLRVQHTDRSVDLQAEGFGTIADYIAIIEAEVAEGRSHEQAAAAKSKSTTR; encoded by the coding sequence ATGAACGACCTGGGAATCGCCCTCGCGTGGCTCGCCGTACAGGTCACGCTTGTCCTTGTTCCGGCCCTGGCCCTGCACGCCTTCGCCTCGCGGCGCGGGCCGGCTGCGGGAGCATGGGTCGCGGCCTTGAGCCTCGGACTGATCGCCGCCCTCTGCGTCGTCGAGCTGACGGCGCGGCCCGGGCGTCAGATCGAGGCCCCCACGAAAACGACGGCGTCCACCATCCCAAGCCGTACGGCTGCGACCTCGCCCGAGCCTCCGCTTGGGGCGGCCGGTCTTGATCGCCCGAGCCCGACGGCCGGTCTGGGCTGGGAGTTCTCGGGCTTGCGGCTCGCCTGGGATCGGATCGAGCGCGGCGCGGCCGAACCGGCGGCGCGGGTACGGCCCTGGGGAGGCGTCGTGGCGCTCGTCGCGCTCGGCGGGATGGCCTTCGGCCTGGTCCGGCTGCTGACCGGCCTGTGGGCGGTCGGCGTCTACCGACGGCGCGGGAGGATCATCAACGACCCGGCGATGAACGAACTGCTCGACGCGTTACGGATCGAAATGGGTTGCGTGCGGACCGTCGAACTGCGCGAGACGGCCGAACTGACGACCGCCGCCACGGCGGGCTGGCGCCGGCCGGTGCTGCTGCTGCCGGACGACTGGCGGTCGTGGACGTCCGACGAGCGCCGCGCGGTCCTCGCGCACGAGCTGGCCCACGTCGTTCGCGGCGACTACGCGGCGGGCCTCGTCGCCCGGGTCGCCTTGGTCCTGAATTCCTATCACCCGCTGGTCTACTGGCTCGCCGGTCGGCTCCAGCTCCAGCAAGAGCAGGCGGCCGACGCCCTGGGAGCGCGGTTCGCCGGCGGGCGGGCCGCCTATCTGACGGCTCTGGCCCGCATGGCGTTGAAGCAGGATGGACGGTCCCCGCGATGGCCGGCGAGGGAGTTCCTCGCCGATCGCGGGACCCTGATCAGGAGGATCGCAATGCTGCGTGATCAGAGCGAAACCGGAAACTTCGATCGACCGTCTTCGAAGACATGGCGCTTGCTGGCGTCGGTCACTCTCCTCGGCATGACTGTGGGCGTCGCGATGCTTCACGGCCCGGCCAACGCCGCCGATGAGAAGGCATCCACCGTCGAAACTGCTAAACCAGCGGCGCAGTCGGCGAACGCCCCTATCGTGCCGCCCTACGTCCCCGACGGCGTCGCCGGCCTTGTCGCTTTCCGGCCCGCCGCCGTGTGTCGCCGCTCGGGCATGGGCGAAGGTTTTAGGTTCATTCTCTCCGAGGTCATCGGGGGCGACCTCTCGCAACTCAGCAAGAAGTTCAAGGTCGACATGTCCAGACCGGGCTTCCTCAAGCTCGGCTTCGAGGACGTCGAGTGGGCGACCTGCGGAATCCGTTTCGGTCGTGCAAGAAACGCCGAGCGCGACAACCTTCACTCCATCGCTTTCGTCGGCCTTACCGTCCACACGTTCGCCCCGTTCGACTGGCCGGGGTTCCTCCGCCAGTGGGGTATCGAATTGGCCGAGGTTCACGAAGGCGGGCGTATCTATTACCAGATCAAGGGGCCGATACAGCCGATGATTGGCCCCCATCCCTGCGCTTACCTTCTCGATGACCGGACCATCGTGTTGGACGAAGAAGCGGGGATTCGCTCACTCATCAGCCGTAAGACTCCATTGCAACCAGCCTATGTGCGCACCCCCGAATGGAATCGAGCCAGCCGCGGCCTGCTCGCCGTCGCCATGGATAACCAGAACGCGACGTTCACCAAGCAGTACGACTTGGGACGGCCCGACGACGCGATCGTATTGTCGCTGTTCAAGGGTGTCGAGTACTGGACGCTCGGAGTCGAAGACGCCGATTCCATCGCGATGCACCTCGCTGCCGCCTGTAAGTCCCAAGATGCGAGCGAGGCGATCGCCCTCGCGCTCGATCCGCTCTTGAAACTGGCCCGAGACGCGGTCGACCAGGCCGACCCCACGGTGACGTCCGGGCAGGTTGAAAAACTCACGCACCGCATGCTCA
- a CDS encoding BlaI/MecI/CopY family transcriptional regulator, which yields MGRPPAKDLTERELEVMHVFWSRGEATAAETRDRLEASGLDRTYTTIANLVRGLQEKGFLQQVNDERPFVYRAARSYEDVSGRLLGDLVHRVFRGSRAQLLCRLVDERKLSAEERAVLERILEGQDQ from the coding sequence ATGGGACGACCGCCGGCGAAGGATCTGACGGAGCGGGAGCTGGAGGTGATGCACGTGTTCTGGTCGCGGGGCGAGGCGACGGCCGCCGAGACGCGCGACCGGCTGGAGGCGTCGGGCCTGGATCGGACGTATACGACGATCGCCAACCTCGTGCGAGGGCTTCAGGAGAAAGGGTTCTTGCAGCAGGTCAACGACGAGCGGCCGTTCGTGTACCGCGCGGCGCGGTCGTACGAGGACGTATCGGGGCGGCTGCTGGGCGACCTGGTTCACCGGGTGTTTCGTGGGTCTCGGGCGCAATTGCTTTGCCGCCTGGTCGATGAGCGTAAGTTGTCGGCCGAGGAGAGGGCCGTGCTCGAACGGATTCTGGAGGGGCAGGACCAATGA
- the thrC gene encoding threonine synthase: MPVAGELVTGLKCRLCGKLYPKEALNFCTDDFGPLEVAYDYEAVGRTFTRESIASRPKNMWRYHELLPIDGEPTVGKHVGCTPLIRADRLAKALGVAELYIKNDAVNHPSLSFKDRVVAVALSKAVELGFQTVGCASTGNLAGSVAANAAAAGLDAYVLIPDGLEQGKILGATIYGAKVIAIEGNYDHVNRLCSQIAFRYGWGFVNVNLRPFYAEGSKTMGFEIAEDLGWRAPEHVVAPMAGGSLIGKLHKAFHELDRLGLMNGPVRTKMFGAQAAGCNPISNTVKTGANKVKPVRNPDTIAKSLAIGDPADGFFASKLIRDTGGWSEDVDDEAIVEAMQLLAETEGVWAETAGGVTVAVARKLIEQGKIDRDGSTVLCITGNGLKTQEALADRLARPVVIKPTMEAFDALVESYGAFAEVGAIAAGA, translated from the coding sequence ATGCCGGTGGCTGGTGAACTGGTGACGGGTCTGAAGTGTCGTCTTTGCGGCAAGCTCTACCCCAAGGAAGCGCTCAACTTCTGCACCGACGATTTCGGTCCGCTCGAAGTCGCCTACGATTACGAGGCCGTCGGCCGCACGTTCACGCGTGAATCGATCGCGTCGCGGCCGAAGAACATGTGGCGGTATCACGAGCTGCTGCCGATCGACGGCGAGCCAACCGTGGGCAAACACGTCGGCTGCACCCCCTTGATCCGGGCTGATCGGCTCGCCAAGGCGCTCGGCGTCGCCGAGCTCTACATCAAGAACGACGCGGTCAATCATCCGTCGCTCTCGTTCAAGGACCGCGTGGTCGCCGTCGCGCTGTCGAAGGCCGTCGAGCTTGGCTTCCAGACCGTCGGCTGCGCCTCGACCGGGAACCTCGCGGGGAGCGTCGCCGCCAACGCCGCGGCGGCCGGGCTCGACGCCTACGTGCTGATCCCCGACGGCCTCGAACAGGGCAAGATCCTGGGCGCGACGATCTACGGCGCCAAGGTGATCGCCATCGAGGGCAACTACGACCACGTCAACCGGCTCTGCTCGCAGATCGCGTTCCGCTACGGCTGGGGCTTCGTCAACGTCAACCTCCGGCCGTTCTACGCCGAAGGCTCGAAGACGATGGGCTTCGAGATCGCCGAGGACCTCGGCTGGCGCGCCCCCGAGCACGTCGTCGCGCCGATGGCCGGCGGCAGTCTGATCGGCAAGCTCCACAAGGCGTTCCACGAGCTTGACCGGCTCGGCCTGATGAACGGCCCGGTCCGCACCAAGATGTTCGGCGCCCAGGCCGCCGGCTGCAATCCGATCTCGAACACGGTCAAGACCGGCGCGAACAAGGTCAAGCCGGTCCGCAACCCCGACACCATCGCCAAGAGCCTCGCCATCGGCGACCCGGCCGACGGCTTCTTCGCCTCGAAGCTGATCCGCGACACCGGCGGCTGGAGCGAGGACGTCGATGACGAGGCCATTGTCGAAGCCATGCAGCTCCTCGCCGAGACCGAGGGCGTCTGGGCCGAGACCGCCGGCGGCGTCACCGTGGCCGTCGCCCGCAAGCTGATCGAGCAAGGCAAGATCGACCGCGACGGCTCGACCGTCCTCTGCATCACCGGCAACGGCCTCAAAACCCAGGAAGCCCTGGCCGACCGCCTCGCCCGGCCCGTCGTCATCAAGCCGACGATGGAAGCGTTCGACGCCCTCGTCGAGTCGTACGGCGCGTTCGCCGAAGTTGGCGCAATCGCTGCTGGGGCTTGA
- a CDS encoding thioredoxin family protein — MPKSRLCRAALIGFLLFCAGGLEAGEQWLTSLDEARRLAATERKELFIVFTGTSWCGPCVDFEKDVLSRPEFLDRTGRFVLVKLEYPKTQEELPEAQREPYIAWQEQYGVYAFPTVFLADATGRPYAMTGSIGLGPLEFAQHVEQYRLAGEARDAALSKAMGAQGIEKARRLDAALSALAAETGQAERRVDMLVRFYRPEIDQILDLDKTNAVGLRDKYLGMLGDQEEQTRLAAMEVRFKVAMKEGGAAAALKLIDEELGQAKTVEVRKRLQNARRTHLEWGERYEEALAYSNQLLKDDLFSAEEKRGIRGRIAYDLKQLDRIDESAAVYDGLIAEVAADRDAEWRFLRDKAVMLTGAKRNADALETWDRSRRYVEEGSDHWLDSEVFRCRLLGKLGRIDEASSAFDAALKSKALKTLDRANLLSEKAMVLGKAGRRDEAVSCAAQAEEVLGRTKTDGESEDVSKFIKQKLSIARGDQKKGQ, encoded by the coding sequence ATGCCGAAGTCTCGCCTTTGCCGTGCCGCTCTCATTGGATTCCTTCTGTTTTGCGCCGGTGGATTGGAAGCCGGCGAGCAGTGGCTGACGAGTCTGGACGAGGCCCGGCGTCTCGCGGCGACGGAACGTAAGGAACTCTTCATCGTCTTCACGGGGACTTCCTGGTGCGGCCCTTGCGTCGACTTCGAGAAGGACGTTCTCAGTCGACCCGAGTTTCTCGATCGGACGGGACGGTTCGTACTGGTGAAGTTGGAATACCCGAAGACCCAAGAGGAACTGCCCGAAGCTCAGCGCGAGCCATACATCGCCTGGCAGGAACAGTATGGGGTGTACGCCTTTCCCACCGTGTTTCTGGCTGATGCGACCGGACGTCCTTATGCGATGACGGGGTCCATCGGGCTGGGGCCGTTGGAATTCGCTCAGCATGTGGAACAGTATCGGCTGGCGGGGGAGGCGCGGGACGCGGCCTTGTCGAAAGCTATGGGAGCCCAAGGGATCGAGAAGGCGCGGCGTCTCGACGCGGCGCTCTCGGCGCTGGCTGCCGAGACGGGCCAGGCCGAGAGACGCGTGGACATGTTGGTCCGGTTCTACCGTCCGGAGATCGACCAGATTCTCGATCTCGACAAAACGAACGCCGTTGGGCTCCGAGACAAGTATCTCGGAATGCTTGGCGATCAGGAGGAACAAACCCGACTCGCAGCGATGGAAGTCCGATTCAAAGTCGCCATGAAAGAGGGAGGAGCCGCGGCCGCGCTGAAGCTCATCGATGAGGAACTCGGCCAAGCGAAGACGGTCGAGGTGCGGAAGCGGTTGCAGAATGCTCGACGCACCCATCTCGAATGGGGCGAACGCTATGAAGAGGCCCTCGCTTACTCGAATCAGCTCTTGAAGGACGATCTTTTCTCGGCCGAAGAGAAGCGGGGTATTCGAGGCCGGATCGCGTACGACCTCAAGCAGCTCGATCGGATCGACGAGTCGGCGGCGGTCTATGACGGACTCATTGCGGAGGTGGCGGCGGATCGCGACGCGGAGTGGCGGTTCCTCAGGGACAAAGCTGTCATGCTGACCGGCGCCAAGCGCAACGCCGACGCGCTCGAAACCTGGGATCGATCACGACGCTATGTTGAGGAAGGGTCGGACCATTGGCTCGACTCCGAAGTCTTCCGATGCCGACTTCTGGGCAAACTCGGCCGGATCGACGAGGCCAGTAGCGCGTTCGACGCCGCGTTGAAGTCGAAGGCGCTGAAGACCCTGGATCGGGCGAACCTCCTCTCCGAGAAGGCCATGGTCCTGGGCAAGGCGGGCCGTCGCGACGAGGCCGTCTCATGTGCCGCGCAGGCCGAGGAAGTTCTGGGGCGGACCAAGACGGACGGCGAAAGCGAGGATGTGTCGAAGTTCATCAAACAAAAGCTGTCGATCGCTCGCGGTGACCAGAAGAAAGGTCAATGA
- a CDS encoding ThiF family adenylyltransferase: protein MTASSPDPLDRYSRQVRFPALGEAGQRALMKSRVTLCGCGALGTVLANHLARAGVGHLRIIDRDFIETHNLQRQILFDEQDVADNLPKAEAAARKLRLINSAITIEPVVTDLDHTNVNDLVGDADLILDGTDNFETRYLINDAAVKLNKPWIYGGVIGSEGQTMTIIPGKTPCLRCVIETAPPPGMTPTCETAGVLGPAVAVIASFEAVEAIKVLTGAFDSLNRDIIMVDLWDWTFRQLKIANLLGKVDCPCCKHRKFEWLEGTMGSHTTTLCGRNAVQIASRRPEPLNFVEMADRLKAVGDVRHNAFMLRFGTEGYEFTVFPDGRAIIKGTNDISKAKTLYAQFVGS from the coding sequence ATGACCGCCTCGTCGCCCGACCCGCTCGATCGCTACTCGCGCCAGGTCCGCTTTCCCGCCCTTGGCGAAGCCGGACAACGCGCCTTGATGAAGAGCCGGGTCACGCTCTGCGGCTGCGGCGCGCTGGGGACGGTGCTGGCGAACCACCTGGCCCGCGCCGGGGTCGGCCACCTGCGGATCATCGACCGCGACTTCATCGAGACCCACAACCTCCAGCGGCAGATCCTCTTCGACGAGCAGGACGTCGCCGACAATCTCCCCAAGGCCGAGGCCGCCGCGCGGAAGCTGCGGCTGATCAACAGCGCGATCACGATCGAGCCGGTCGTCACCGACCTCGACCACACGAACGTCAACGACCTTGTCGGCGACGCCGACCTGATCCTCGACGGCACCGACAACTTCGAGACCCGCTACCTGATCAACGACGCCGCGGTGAAGCTCAACAAGCCGTGGATCTACGGCGGCGTGATCGGCTCGGAAGGCCAGACGATGACGATCATCCCCGGCAAGACCCCTTGCCTGCGATGCGTGATCGAGACCGCGCCGCCGCCGGGCATGACTCCCACCTGCGAGACGGCCGGCGTGCTCGGCCCGGCGGTCGCCGTGATCGCCTCGTTCGAGGCCGTCGAGGCGATCAAGGTCCTGACGGGCGCCTTCGACTCGCTCAACCGCGACATCATCATGGTCGACCTCTGGGACTGGACGTTCCGCCAGCTCAAGATCGCCAACCTGCTCGGCAAGGTCGACTGTCCGTGCTGCAAGCACCGCAAGTTCGAGTGGCTTGAAGGGACGATGGGCTCGCACACGACGACCCTCTGCGGCCGGAACGCCGTGCAGATCGCCAGCCGGCGGCCCGAACCGCTGAACTTCGTCGAGATGGCCGATCGGCTCAAGGCGGTCGGCGACGTCCGGCACAACGCGTTCATGCTCCGGTTCGGCACCGAAGGCTACGAGTTCACCGTCTTCCCCGACGGCCGCGCCATCATCAAGGGGACCAACGACATCTCCAAGGCGAAGACGCTCTACGCCCAGTTCGTCGGAAGCTGA
- a CDS encoding alpha-amylase family glycosyl hydrolase has protein sequence MMQLAWIAGLFVAFPDQPRPWVDEVVYGVIIEKFFDGDTSNNHMKDRFIKDRSKYEGGFWGGDLKGVIDKLDDLAGLGVTSILLYPVMQNDDAPIAKYLPTGYRPMDYEHVDKNFGDTATLRALVDAAHARNLRVMLDMPITLPGFHHPFLADPAKKAWFGPKSEYGVPRWRAENPEVADYLIGVCERWKERSNCDGFRLDSAHLQPVSFWKRFVAELKAAPPTKPFVILPELTVNPRQIGKFITEAGFDGAYDFSVLRARDVFGKGEDVGALSFIAREAKQFYPAPRTMLAPIDNYEKAFATIAKEPKAARTLLALTYILTLDRVPLLYAGNELGVAFSEVGGAFPADRNTSPFLRKVKALIALRNHEPALRRGDFTEVVARDSVYAFLRTFGDDRILVILNGSDQPRDFAAPIGDRAWRDGLLVDLLDGRTVKASGSDEAVRVNAFGSRIVKVR, from the coding sequence ATGATGCAGCTCGCCTGGATCGCCGGCCTTTTCGTCGCCTTCCCCGACCAGCCGCGCCCTTGGGTCGACGAGGTCGTCTACGGCGTGATCATTGAGAAATTCTTCGACGGGGACACTTCGAACAATCACATGAAGGATCGATTCATCAAGGATCGGTCGAAGTACGAGGGGGGCTTCTGGGGAGGCGACCTCAAGGGCGTGATCGACAAACTCGACGACCTGGCGGGCCTGGGCGTCACGTCGATCCTGCTTTATCCCGTCATGCAGAACGACGACGCGCCGATCGCGAAGTACCTGCCGACCGGCTACCGACCGATGGACTACGAACACGTCGACAAGAACTTCGGCGACACGGCGACCTTGCGCGCGCTCGTCGACGCGGCCCACGCCCGCAATCTGCGGGTGATGCTCGACATGCCGATCACGCTCCCCGGATTCCATCACCCGTTCCTCGCCGACCCGGCGAAGAAAGCCTGGTTCGGCCCCAAGAGCGAGTACGGCGTGCCTCGTTGGAGAGCCGAGAATCCCGAGGTCGCCGACTACTTGATCGGCGTTTGCGAGCGCTGGAAGGAACGGTCGAACTGCGACGGATTCCGGCTCGACTCCGCCCACCTCCAGCCGGTTTCCTTCTGGAAGCGGTTCGTGGCCGAACTCAAGGCCGCCCCGCCGACCAAGCCGTTCGTGATCCTCCCCGAGCTGACGGTCAATCCGCGTCAGATCGGCAAGTTCATCACCGAGGCGGGTTTCGACGGGGCGTACGACTTCAGCGTTTTGCGGGCCCGCGACGTGTTCGGCAAGGGCGAGGACGTCGGCGCGCTCTCGTTCATCGCCCGCGAGGCGAAGCAATTCTATCCCGCGCCGCGCACGATGCTCGCGCCGATCGACAACTACGAGAAGGCGTTCGCGACGATCGCCAAGGAGCCGAAGGCCGCGCGAACCCTGCTCGCCCTCACCTACATCCTCACGCTCGACCGCGTCCCGCTCCTCTACGCCGGGAACGAGCTGGGCGTCGCCTTCAGCGAAGTCGGCGGCGCGTTCCCCGCCGATCGAAACACCTCGCCCTTCCTCCGGAAGGTCAAAGCCCTGATCGCCCTCCGCAACCACGAGCCCGCCCTCCGCCGGGGCGATTTCACCGAAGTCGTCGCGCGCGATTCGGTCTACGCGTTCCTGCGGACGTTCGGAGACGACCGCATCCTCGTCATCCTCAACGGCTCCGACCAACCGCGCGACTTTGCGGCGCCGATCGGCGATCGCGCGTGGCGAGACGGCCTGCTCGTCGATCTCCTGGACGGCCGGACCGTCAAGGCCTCGGGCAGCGACGAGGCGGTTCGGGTCAACGCCTTCGGCTCGCGGATCGTCAAGGTTCGATAA